Proteins from a genomic interval of Gadus morhua chromosome 19, gadMor3.0, whole genome shotgun sequence:
- the LOC115532614 gene encoding uncharacterized protein LOC115532614 — MGSCTPCKKRESKASMNKTSKLLSTSAKRIQKELADITLDPPPNCSAGPKGDNIYEWRSTILRPPGSVYEGGVFFLDIAFTPDYPFKPPLQKRFSGYDVERTRIKVAIRKRCKSFKTYFSRHLLTLWEGRPHHNQSRIRPQIRRDNPLNLSISVSGGKETLEITGRHQKMLEKGTLVHTKGTGASGSFKIAIRSHTIHLKLIEQRKDPPIVQEYDVPVFAKDKKDHFIKSQWDLTTQQILPYIDGRKHGEGNWKRMLLDHDYNGRTGVMLKDRWRILKRDTVA; from the exons ATGGGCTCCTGCACTCCTTGCAAGAAACGGGAAAGCAAAGCCAGCATGAACAAGACCTCCAAGTTACTGTCCACCAGTGCCAAAAGGATTCAGAAGGAATTGGCAGACATCACACTGGACCCTCCGCCAA ATTGCAGCGCCGGGCCCAAGGGAGACAACATCTATGAGTGGCGCTCCACCATCCTGAGACCCCCGGGCTCCGTGTACGAGGGAGGAGTCTTCTTCCTGGACATCGCTTTCACGCCAGACTACCCCTTCAAACCCCCCCTACAAAAGCGTTTCTCTGGCTACGATGTCGAGAGGACCCGCATCAAGGTCGCCATCAGAAAAAGGTgtaaatcatttaaaacatatttcagCAGACACTTGTTAACTCTCTGGGAAGGAAGGCCACACCACAACCAATCTCGAATACGACCTCAGATCAGACGAGACAACCCGCTGAACTTAAGCATATCAGTAAGCGGAGGAAAAGAAACGCTGGAAATAACTG GTCGCCATCAGAAGATGCTGGAAAAGGGAACCCTGGTCCACACCAAGGGCACCGGAGCATCTGGGTCTTTCAAGATCGCGATTAGGTCCCACACGATACACCTGAAGCTCATAGAGCAACGCAAAGATCCACCAATAGTGCAAGAATATGATGTTCCAGTGTTTGCTAAAGATAAAAAAGACCACTTTATTAAATCCCAATGGGACCTGACCACTCAGCAGATCCTGCCCTATATTGACGG AAGGAAGCACGGCGAGGGCAACTGGAAGCGCATGCTGCTGGACCACGACTACAACGGCCGCACGGGCGTCATGCTGAAGGACCGCTGGAGGATCCTGAAGAGGGATACCGTGGCCTGA